From one Leifsonia soli genomic stretch:
- a CDS encoding DHA2 family efflux MFS transporter permease subunit, protein MPSVDAGAIGQPATPAAAPRIAPRDQRVIWLLLAATFVVILNETIMTVAIPKLMDDLHVDALAAQWLSTAFMLTMAVVIPITGILLQRYTTRQMFIAAMSLFSLGTLSAALAPGFLVLVAARVVQASGTAIMIPLLMTTLMTLVPPAMRGRTMGNVSIVISVAPAIGPTISGLILNFLPWRWIFLIVLPIALIMLLIGMKFVENVTETEKVKIDVLSVILSALGFGGLVYGLTLSGESGGASASPVMLWGSLIVGVLGLAAFITRQLLLQRRDRALLDLRTFRFPIFTISIVLMAITTASMFGVIIVLPLYLQHVLHLDTLSTGLILLPGGLIMGLAAPFVGRLYDRFDPRVLVVPGSILVSLVLWSLTMVTEHTPVGLVIAAHVVMSLGLAMMFTPLFTAGLGAVPPHLYSHGSAILGTIQQVGGAAGTALLIAVLTLQGTALAAGGAGVDAAQAGGIRAAFFAGAIISLFAVAGSFFLRKPADSPSEAGAFAH, encoded by the coding sequence GTGCCTTCGGTCGATGCCGGCGCCATCGGGCAGCCGGCCACGCCCGCTGCCGCGCCGCGCATCGCCCCGCGCGACCAGCGCGTGATCTGGCTGCTGCTCGCGGCCACGTTCGTCGTGATCCTCAACGAGACGATCATGACCGTCGCCATCCCCAAGCTGATGGACGACCTGCACGTCGACGCGCTCGCCGCGCAGTGGCTGTCGACGGCCTTCATGCTGACGATGGCGGTGGTCATCCCGATCACGGGCATCCTGCTGCAGCGGTACACGACGCGGCAGATGTTCATCGCCGCCATGTCGCTGTTCTCCCTCGGCACGCTGTCGGCGGCGCTCGCGCCCGGATTCCTGGTGCTCGTGGCCGCCCGCGTGGTCCAGGCGTCGGGCACGGCGATCATGATCCCGCTGCTGATGACGACGCTCATGACGCTCGTCCCTCCCGCCATGCGCGGGCGGACGATGGGCAACGTCTCGATCGTGATCTCGGTCGCCCCGGCCATCGGCCCGACCATCTCCGGCCTCATCCTGAACTTCCTGCCGTGGCGCTGGATCTTCCTGATCGTGCTGCCGATCGCCCTGATCATGCTGCTGATCGGCATGAAGTTCGTCGAGAACGTGACCGAGACCGAGAAGGTGAAGATCGACGTGCTGTCGGTCATCCTCTCGGCGCTCGGGTTCGGCGGCCTCGTCTACGGCCTCACGCTCTCGGGCGAGTCCGGCGGCGCGTCCGCGAGCCCGGTCATGCTGTGGGGGTCGCTCATCGTCGGCGTGCTGGGTCTGGCCGCGTTCATCACGCGCCAGCTGCTCCTGCAGCGCCGGGATCGGGCCCTGCTCGACCTGCGCACGTTCCGGTTCCCGATCTTCACGATCTCGATCGTGCTGATGGCGATCACGACCGCGTCGATGTTCGGCGTCATCATCGTGCTGCCGCTGTACCTCCAGCACGTGCTGCACCTCGACACGCTCTCGACCGGTCTCATCCTGCTCCCGGGCGGGCTGATCATGGGGCTCGCGGCGCCGTTCGTCGGCCGCTTGTACGACCGGTTCGACCCGCGGGTGCTCGTCGTCCCCGGCTCGATCCTCGTGAGCCTGGTGCTGTGGTCGCTCACGATGGTGACCGAGCACACCCCGGTGGGTCTCGTCATCGCCGCCCACGTCGTCATGAGCCTCGGGCTCGCGATGATGTTCACGCCGCTGTTCACCGCCGGTCTCGGCGCCGTGCCGCCGCACCTCTACTCGCACGGCAGCGCCATCCTCGGCACCATCCAGCAGGTCGGCGGAGCCGCAGGCACGGCCCTCCTCATCGCGGTGCTGACGCTGCAGGGCACGGCCCTGGCCGCGGGCGGGGCCGGAGTGGATGCGGCGCAGGCCGGCGGCATCCGCGCGGCGTTCTTCGCAGGCGCGATCATCTCGCTGTTCGCGGTCGCCGGCTCGTTCTTCCTCCGGAAGCCCGCCGACTCCCCCTCCGAAGCCGGAGCCTTCGCCCACTGA
- a CDS encoding carboxymuconolactone decarboxylase family protein, whose protein sequence is MSIIESPEPSDATGAVAELYAEDLDDLGYVAEYTRVLSTNPEAFHAFEDLVHAIVPTLGKRRYELVTLAAAQALRSQQCRLAHGRKSLTIMDEDELERIARDYHDAGLSEAEVAMMEYAERLSTDSSTMTPDDAGRLRDLGFTDREIVDITLAAAARNYFSRAIQALGVGVEVPPDLSERLRGALLAPL, encoded by the coding sequence GTGTCCATCATCGAGAGCCCCGAACCGTCCGACGCGACCGGCGCCGTCGCCGAGCTGTACGCCGAAGACCTCGACGACCTCGGCTACGTCGCCGAGTACACCCGCGTGCTCAGCACGAACCCGGAGGCGTTCCACGCGTTCGAGGACCTCGTACACGCGATCGTGCCAACGCTTGGCAAGCGGCGGTACGAGCTCGTCACCCTCGCCGCCGCCCAGGCGCTCCGGTCGCAGCAGTGCCGCCTCGCGCACGGGCGCAAGTCGCTCACGATCATGGACGAGGACGAGCTCGAGCGCATCGCCCGCGACTACCACGACGCCGGGCTCAGCGAGGCGGAGGTCGCGATGATGGAGTACGCCGAGCGCCTCAGCACGGACTCCTCCACGATGACCCCCGACGACGCCGGGCGGTTGCGCGACCTCGGATTCACGGACCGCGAGATCGTCGACATCACCCTGGCCGCCGCGGCGCGCAACTACTTCAGCCGCGCCATCCAGGCGCTGGGCGTCGGCGTCGAGGTCCCGCCCGACTTGAGCGAGCGGCTGCGCGGGGCGCTCCTGGCGCCGCTGTGA
- a CDS encoding ADP-ribosylglycohydrolase family protein, with the protein MRDTARARALSAFQGLALGDALGMPTQSMSRERIAADHGALRGFVAAGPHQQIAAGMPAASITDDTEQAVLLARLLIDGGGTVRPAVFAGELLAWERAMESRGSLDLLGPSTRAALQRLQDGMPPEEAGRFGATNGAAMRIAPVGIAVPVEPLGGFVDAVVSVSALTHNTGIGIASAAAVGAAVSAGIDGADTPEALDVAVAAAREGARRGHWVTGGDIAARLEWAIPFLLGLPPREQDDAIADVVGTSVAAQESVVAALALVAVTVAGAEPAHPEPDAAWDTLCRAAGLGGDTDTIGAMAGAVLGATGAATWPRTAVETVRRVNALDLEPLVDGLLELRRRHG; encoded by the coding sequence GTGAGAGACACCGCGCGCGCCCGGGCCCTGAGCGCGTTCCAGGGCCTGGCGCTCGGCGACGCCCTCGGCATGCCCACCCAGTCGATGTCGCGCGAGCGGATCGCCGCCGACCACGGCGCCCTCCGCGGGTTCGTCGCAGCCGGCCCGCACCAGCAGATCGCGGCCGGGATGCCGGCGGCTTCCATCACCGACGACACCGAGCAGGCCGTGCTGCTCGCGCGCCTCCTCATCGACGGCGGCGGCACCGTCCGTCCCGCCGTCTTCGCCGGCGAGCTGCTCGCGTGGGAGCGCGCCATGGAGTCGCGCGGCTCGCTCGACCTGCTCGGCCCGAGCACCCGCGCCGCCCTGCAGCGCCTGCAGGACGGCATGCCGCCGGAAGAGGCCGGCCGGTTCGGGGCGACCAACGGCGCCGCCATGCGCATCGCGCCGGTCGGCATCGCCGTGCCCGTCGAGCCGCTCGGCGGCTTCGTCGATGCGGTCGTGTCCGTCAGCGCCCTCACCCACAACACCGGCATCGGCATCGCCAGCGCCGCGGCGGTCGGCGCCGCGGTGAGCGCCGGCATCGACGGCGCCGACACCCCGGAGGCGCTGGATGTGGCGGTCGCCGCCGCACGCGAGGGCGCCAGGCGCGGCCACTGGGTGACCGGGGGCGACATCGCCGCGCGACTGGAGTGGGCCATCCCCTTCCTCCTGGGCCTGCCGCCGCGAGAGCAGGACGACGCCATCGCCGACGTCGTCGGGACGTCGGTCGCCGCGCAGGAGTCCGTGGTCGCCGCCCTCGCGCTCGTCGCCGTGACCGTCGCGGGGGCGGAACCGGCGCATCCCGAGCCGGATGCCGCCTGGGACACGCTCTGCCGCGCCGCCGGGCTCGGCGGGGACACGGACACCATCGGCGCGATGGCGGGAGCCGTGCTCGGGGCCACGGGAGCGGCCACGTGGCCGCGCACGGCCGTCGAGACGGTCCGAAGGGTCAACGCGCTCGACCTGGAACCCCTGGTCGACGGACTGCTGGAGCTGCGGAGGCGACATGGCTGA
- a CDS encoding PfkB family carbohydrate kinase produces the protein MADGRLIFTGTVVVDLLLTVDALPERGGDVLASSAGMAAGGGFNVMAAAARDGADVVFAGRSGSGPFGEVVAEALWREGISVANPPLDGVDNGYCVVLVDSAAERTLVTAPGAEGMLSRADLDAVQPRAADVVYVSGYSLAHPGSGPAVAGWLTALGPETRVVFDPSPLVGALNPELLETTLRRTDVLSANAREARLLRTHAHPAPAAGSLRGSLREGGVAVVRDGSSGCWVATDDPAPAHLPAFPVDAVDTTGAGDAFGGVLAAALARGATPLDAARRANAAAAIAVTRRGPATAPTAAETDALLATG, from the coding sequence ATGGCTGACGGACGCCTCATCTTCACCGGGACGGTCGTCGTCGACCTCCTCCTGACGGTGGATGCGCTGCCGGAGCGCGGCGGCGACGTCCTGGCCTCCTCGGCGGGCATGGCGGCCGGCGGCGGTTTCAACGTCATGGCCGCCGCCGCCCGCGACGGCGCGGACGTCGTGTTCGCGGGCCGTTCCGGGAGCGGACCCTTCGGCGAGGTCGTCGCCGAGGCGCTCTGGCGCGAAGGCATCTCGGTCGCGAACCCGCCGCTCGACGGCGTCGACAACGGCTACTGCGTCGTCCTCGTCGACAGTGCGGCGGAACGCACGCTCGTCACCGCCCCCGGCGCCGAGGGGATGCTGAGCCGCGCCGACCTGGATGCCGTCCAGCCCCGCGCTGCGGACGTCGTGTACGTCTCCGGCTACAGCCTCGCGCATCCCGGATCCGGACCGGCCGTCGCGGGCTGGCTGACGGCGCTCGGCCCGGAGACGCGCGTCGTCTTCGACCCGTCCCCGCTGGTCGGAGCGCTCAACCCGGAGCTCCTGGAGACGACACTGCGCCGCACCGACGTGCTGAGCGCCAACGCCCGCGAGGCGCGCCTCCTGCGCACGCACGCGCATCCCGCCCCGGCCGCCGGGTCGCTCCGCGGCTCGTTGCGGGAGGGCGGGGTCGCCGTCGTCCGCGACGGCTCCTCCGGATGCTGGGTCGCCACCGACGACCCCGCGCCCGCGCACCTGCCGGCCTTCCCCGTCGACGCCGTCGACACCACGGGTGCGGGCGACGCGTTCGGGGGCGTCCTCGCGGCGGCTCTGGCCCGCGGCGCCACACCGCTCGACGCCGCACGGCGGGCGAACGCGGCGGCCGCGATCGCGGTCACGCGACGCGGCCCGGCGACGGCGCCGACGGCCGCCGAGACCGACGCGCTGCTGGCCACCGGCTGA
- a CDS encoding DUF488 family protein, which translates to MFTVKRIYDPPAADDGFRVLVDRLWPRGVSKARADIDEWLKEVAPSTELRRWFHQSPADKAEVFDEFRHRYETELDGNPAVDALRELGRTHPTVTLLVGARDPELNHATVLRQYLEHHP; encoded by the coding sequence GTGTTCACGGTGAAACGCATCTACGATCCGCCCGCGGCCGACGACGGCTTCCGGGTGCTCGTCGACCGGCTCTGGCCGCGCGGCGTGAGTAAAGCCCGCGCCGACATCGACGAGTGGCTCAAGGAGGTCGCCCCGTCGACAGAGCTGCGCCGCTGGTTCCACCAGAGTCCGGCGGATAAAGCGGAGGTGTTCGACGAGTTCCGCCACCGGTACGAGACGGAGCTGGACGGCAATCCGGCGGTAGATGCGCTGCGTGAGCTCGGCCGGACGCATCCGACGGTGACGCTACTCGTCGGCGCACGCGACCCCGAACTCAACCACGCCACCGTGCTCCGGCAGTACCTCGAACACCATCCCTGA
- the aceB gene encoding malate synthase A, with amino-acid sequence MIEITGPRDDATDTILTPEAIAFVDHLHQAFAARRQELLAERQRHRAEAGNGRDPRFLSTTEAIRDDRTWRVAGAGPGLEDRRVEITGPTDPKMAINALNSGARVWLADLEDATSPTWANIVGGQRTLHDAVRGRLAFTSTEGKEYRVTTPFEHTPTIVMRPRGWHLVEKHLAFTDRAGRTAPASASLTDFGLYFWHNAAELVANGRGPYFYLPKLESHHEARLWNDIFVFAQQRIGMPVGTIRATVLIETIPAAFEMEEILFELRDHCAGLNAGRWDYIFSMIKTFQGRGRRFAFGDRDRITMTVPFMRAYTELLVATCHRRGAHAIGGMSAFIPNRRDAEATERALARVADDKRREAGDGFDGTWVAHPDLIPTALAEFDAVLGDRPNQVDRLRDDVQVSADDLLDVRGADATVTDAGVRSNVSVALRYIEAWLRGTGAVAIDGLMEDAATAEISRSLLRQWIDNRVVTAEGTAVDREAVARILEEELARLSAVAPAGDRFADAAELLREVALGEEFPTFLTIPAYARYLVDTPDASSQELPLAG; translated from the coding sequence ATGATCGAGATCACCGGGCCGCGCGACGACGCGACCGACACCATCCTGACGCCGGAGGCCATCGCCTTCGTCGACCACCTGCACCAGGCGTTCGCCGCCCGGCGGCAGGAGCTGCTGGCCGAGCGTCAGCGCCACCGCGCCGAGGCCGGCAACGGCCGCGACCCGCGTTTCCTGAGCACGACGGAGGCGATCCGCGACGACCGCACCTGGCGGGTGGCCGGAGCCGGGCCCGGGCTGGAGGACCGCCGGGTCGAGATCACCGGCCCGACAGACCCGAAGATGGCGATCAACGCCCTCAACTCGGGAGCCCGTGTGTGGCTCGCCGACCTGGAGGACGCCACCAGCCCGACCTGGGCGAACATCGTCGGCGGCCAGAGGACGCTGCACGACGCGGTGCGCGGCCGCCTCGCCTTCACCAGCACGGAGGGCAAGGAGTACCGGGTCACGACCCCGTTCGAGCACACGCCGACGATCGTGATGCGCCCCCGCGGCTGGCACCTGGTCGAGAAGCACCTCGCGTTCACCGACCGGGCCGGGCGCACGGCGCCGGCCAGCGCCTCCCTCACCGACTTCGGCCTGTACTTCTGGCACAACGCCGCGGAGCTGGTCGCGAACGGCCGCGGACCGTACTTCTACCTGCCCAAGCTGGAGTCGCACCACGAAGCTCGGCTCTGGAACGACATCTTCGTCTTCGCGCAGCAGCGCATCGGGATGCCGGTCGGCACCATCCGGGCCACGGTCCTGATCGAGACCATCCCGGCGGCGTTCGAGATGGAGGAGATCCTGTTCGAGCTGCGCGATCACTGCGCCGGCCTCAACGCCGGCCGCTGGGACTACATCTTCTCGATGATCAAGACGTTCCAGGGCCGCGGCCGGCGGTTCGCGTTCGGCGACCGCGACCGCATCACGATGACCGTCCCGTTCATGCGCGCATACACGGAGCTGCTGGTCGCCACCTGCCATCGGCGCGGGGCGCATGCGATCGGAGGGATGAGCGCCTTCATCCCCAACCGCCGGGATGCGGAGGCGACCGAGCGGGCGCTGGCCCGGGTCGCCGACGACAAGCGGCGCGAGGCCGGCGACGGCTTCGACGGCACCTGGGTCGCGCATCCCGACCTCATCCCGACCGCGCTCGCCGAGTTCGACGCCGTGCTCGGGGACCGGCCGAACCAGGTGGACCGCCTGCGGGACGACGTGCAGGTGAGCGCGGACGATCTGCTGGACGTGCGCGGCGCGGACGCGACCGTGACGGACGCCGGGGTGCGCTCGAACGTGTCCGTCGCGCTCCGCTACATCGAGGCCTGGCTGCGCGGGACGGGCGCGGTCGCGATCGACGGCCTGATGGAGGATGCCGCGACGGCCGAGATCTCGCGCTCGCTGCTGCGGCAGTGGATCGACAACCGGGTCGTCACCGCCGAGGGGACGGCCGTGGACCGCGAGGCCGTCGCGCGCATCCTGGAGGAGGAGCTCGCTCGCTTGAGTGCCGTTGCCCCCGCGGGCGATCGGTTCGCGGACGCGGCGGAGCTGCTGCGCGAGGTGGCGCTGGGGGAGGAGTTCCCGACCTTCCTCACCATCCCGGCGTACGCGCGCTACCTGGTCGACACACCCGACGCGTCCTCGCAGGAGCTCCCCCTCGCCGGATGA
- the aceA gene encoding isocitrate lyase: MENRTTEPRPGDTTQTAAELQLEWDADPRWSGIRRDYTADDVVSLRGPVREEQTLARRGAERLWELIRRESSADDPRWVAALGALTGNQAVQQVRAGLEAIYLSGWQVAADANLAGQTYPDQSLYPANSVPAVVRRINNALLRAGQVEGTDGPVADWMAPIVADAEAGFGGPLNAYELMHAMIQAGAAGVHWEDQLASEKKCGHMGGKVLVPTGQHIRTLNAARLAADVAGVPTIVIARTDALAATLLTSDHDERDARFLTGTRTAEGFYEVENGIAPVIARGLAYAPYADLLWVESAEPDLELARRFAEAVHAEYPDKRLAYNCSPSFNWRRHLDDETIARFQRELAAMGYAFQFITLAGFHALNHSMFTLARDYGRRHMSAYVDLQEAEFASESDGYTATRHQREVGTGYFDRVATALNPDSATLALTGSTEEHQF; the protein is encoded by the coding sequence ATGGAAAACCGGACGACAGAGCCCCGCCCCGGCGACACGACCCAGACCGCCGCCGAGCTGCAGCTGGAGTGGGATGCCGACCCGCGCTGGTCGGGCATCCGCCGCGACTACACGGCCGACGACGTCGTCAGCCTGCGCGGACCGGTCCGCGAGGAGCAGACCCTCGCGCGCCGCGGCGCCGAGCGCCTCTGGGAGCTGATCCGTCGCGAGAGCAGCGCGGACGACCCGCGCTGGGTCGCCGCGCTCGGAGCCCTCACCGGGAACCAGGCCGTTCAGCAGGTCCGCGCCGGACTCGAGGCGATCTACCTGTCCGGCTGGCAGGTCGCCGCCGACGCTAACCTCGCGGGCCAGACGTACCCCGACCAGAGCCTGTACCCGGCCAACTCCGTCCCCGCCGTGGTCCGCCGCATCAACAACGCTCTCTTGCGCGCCGGCCAGGTCGAGGGCACCGACGGGCCGGTGGCCGACTGGATGGCGCCCATCGTCGCCGACGCCGAGGCGGGCTTCGGCGGCCCGCTCAACGCCTACGAGCTGATGCACGCGATGATCCAGGCGGGTGCGGCCGGCGTGCACTGGGAGGACCAGCTGGCCAGCGAGAAGAAGTGCGGGCACATGGGCGGCAAGGTGCTCGTGCCGACCGGCCAGCACATCCGCACCCTCAACGCGGCCCGGCTGGCGGCCGACGTCGCAGGCGTGCCCACCATCGTGATCGCCCGCACCGACGCCCTCGCCGCGACGCTGCTCACCAGCGACCACGACGAGCGCGACGCCCGCTTCCTGACCGGGACGCGCACGGCCGAGGGGTTCTACGAGGTCGAGAACGGCATCGCGCCGGTCATCGCCCGCGGGCTGGCGTACGCGCCCTATGCCGACCTGCTGTGGGTGGAGTCGGCCGAGCCGGACCTGGAGCTCGCCCGGCGCTTCGCCGAGGCGGTGCACGCGGAGTACCCGGACAAGCGCCTCGCCTACAACTGCTCGCCGTCGTTCAACTGGCGCCGCCACCTCGACGACGAGACGATCGCGCGGTTCCAGCGGGAGCTCGCTGCGATGGGATACGCCTTCCAGTTCATCACGCTGGCCGGCTTCCACGCCCTGAACCACTCCATGTTCACGCTCGCCCGCGACTACGGGCGGCGCCACATGAGTGCCTACGTCGATCTGCAGGAGGCGGAATTCGCCTCGGAGAGCGACGGCTACACCGCCACCCGCCACCAGCGGGAGGTCGGCACCGGCTACTTCGACCGGGTCGCGACCGCGCTCAACCCCGACAGCGCGACGCTCGCCCTCACCGGCTCCACCGAGGAGCACCAGTTCTGA
- a CDS encoding helix-turn-helix transcriptional regulator → MATMTVIDDVHDDQPAADALTLGRRIRAFRQRRGMTLEALASAVDRAPSQVSTIENGNREPRLALLRAIADALGVTVDDLLAPEPPDERSALEIAVERAQRGPVFASLGIDPVRVGKTVPDATLQAILALHQEVERLHRERAATPEEARRANAELRATMRARDNHFPELEAIAADLLAAVGHAGGPVSHQTVTDMADHLGYELHYVGDLPHSTRSVTDRRNGRIYLPTEQSASRDSRSPILQAFASHVLDHDEPRNYADFLRQRIETNYLTAALLLPEKDAVAFLTEAKNFRRISMEDLRDAFAVSYETAAHRFTNLATARLGIPVHFMKVHESGTIIKAYENDAVSFPSDALGAVEGTPVCRSWTARTVFDVADRFSPYYQYTDTPSGTFWCTSRVEKAKEGDYSVSVGVPFAHVKWFRGRETTHRAVSRCPDESCCRRPPEALAERWEGMAWPAARTPTSLLAALPTGTFPGVDATEVYAFLDRHAPAPRP, encoded by the coding sequence ATGGCCACTATGACCGTCATCGACGACGTGCACGACGACCAGCCCGCAGCCGACGCGCTCACCCTCGGGCGGCGCATCCGCGCGTTCCGGCAGCGGCGCGGGATGACGCTGGAGGCACTCGCCTCCGCCGTCGACCGCGCGCCGTCGCAGGTGTCGACCATCGAGAACGGCAACCGCGAACCGCGGCTCGCGCTGCTCCGCGCGATCGCCGACGCGCTCGGCGTGACCGTCGACGACCTGCTCGCCCCGGAGCCCCCGGACGAGCGCTCGGCCCTCGAGATCGCCGTCGAGCGGGCGCAGCGCGGACCGGTGTTCGCCTCCCTCGGGATCGATCCCGTGCGCGTCGGCAAGACCGTGCCCGACGCGACGCTGCAGGCGATCCTGGCCCTTCACCAGGAGGTGGAGCGGCTGCATCGCGAGCGCGCCGCGACCCCGGAGGAGGCGCGCCGGGCCAACGCGGAGCTGCGGGCGACGATGCGGGCGCGCGACAACCACTTCCCCGAGCTGGAGGCGATCGCCGCCGACCTGCTGGCCGCCGTCGGGCACGCCGGCGGCCCCGTGTCGCACCAGACGGTGACCGACATGGCCGACCACCTCGGCTACGAGCTGCACTACGTCGGCGACCTGCCGCACTCCACCCGCTCGGTCACCGACCGGCGGAACGGGCGGATCTACCTTCCGACCGAGCAGTCGGCCTCCCGCGACTCGCGCTCCCCCATCCTGCAGGCGTTCGCCTCGCACGTGCTCGACCACGACGAGCCGAGAAACTACGCCGATTTTCTGCGTCAGCGGATCGAGACCAACTATCTGACGGCCGCGCTGCTGCTGCCCGAGAAGGATGCGGTGGCCTTCCTGACCGAGGCCAAGAACTTCCGGCGCATCTCGATGGAGGACCTCCGCGACGCGTTCGCGGTGTCGTACGAGACCGCGGCGCACCGGTTCACCAACCTCGCCACCGCACGCCTCGGCATCCCCGTGCACTTCATGAAGGTGCACGAGTCGGGCACCATCATCAAGGCGTACGAGAACGACGCCGTGTCCTTCCCGTCGGATGCGCTCGGCGCGGTCGAGGGGACGCCGGTGTGCCGCAGCTGGACCGCGCGCACGGTGTTCGACGTCGCCGACCGGTTCAGCCCGTACTACCAGTACACGGACACCCCGAGCGGCACTTTCTGGTGCACCTCCCGCGTCGAGAAGGCCAAGGAGGGCGACTACTCGGTCAGCGTCGGCGTGCCGTTCGCGCACGTGAAGTGGTTCCGCGGCCGTGAGACGACGCACCGCGCCGTGTCACGCTGCCCGGACGAGTCGTGCTGCCGCCGGCCGCCCGAAGCTCTCGCCGAGCGCTGGGAGGGGATGGCCTGGCCGGCCGCGCGAACTCCCACGTCCCTGCTCGCCGCGCTCCCGACCGGGACCTTCCCGGGCGTCGACGCCACCGAGGTGTACGCCTTCCTCGACCGCCACGCCCCCGCTCCCCGCCCCTAG
- a CDS encoding cellulase family glycosylhydrolase: MDRPSPVLQVDDAPVVWLGANFWSRSGGPLMWTRYDAALVREELRVLAEHGLNMTRSFFYWPDFHPTPDSLDEQCVANFADFLDAHTEAGMTTVPTFLVGHMSGENWDPAWRDGRDLYRDVWFVGRQAWYVRELTARFAAHPAVAGWLLTNEVPIYGGEAPRPIVDAWASLLVDAVRAGGGTQPVAVGDGAWGIETTGHDNGFSVRDLAAFTDFIGPHVYRMETDQVRQHLKAAFIAELAATDGLPVIMEEFGLTSDFVSDAGAASYYRQLLYSTLLAGATGWIAWNNTDYDDLADQRPYSHHPFEMHFGITDRHGNPKPPLRELARFAQDLAAIELPAVRRAPVDAALVVPSHLAEDYPFTQEEERAHIVATGEQAYVAAHEAHIPVAVVREKEDGGLPAGYGLYLLPSVKQLCATSWEQLVSLARDGATVYASYAHGPSGVQRGPWWAHTEELFGVRSDSAYGLAEPVTDATVTVRFTEAFGSIAAGTELSFAAAGNENGRTYLPVRATAGRVVAVDAHGRPAIVVRDHGAGRAVLSTYPLEYFASAQARVNPEETWRLYDALAAVADVERDVRIDDPRVFTDALVHEDGRRFVFFVSQHDTAVTVEPTVTGGELRTLDGDASPSIALDPYGVAIRLLALD; the protein is encoded by the coding sequence ATGGATCGCCCATCCCCGGTCTTGCAGGTCGACGACGCCCCCGTGGTGTGGCTCGGCGCCAACTTCTGGTCGCGCAGCGGCGGCCCGCTCATGTGGACGCGGTACGACGCGGCGCTCGTGCGGGAGGAGCTGCGCGTACTGGCCGAACACGGCCTGAACATGACCCGCTCCTTCTTCTACTGGCCCGACTTCCATCCGACCCCGGACTCGCTCGACGAGCAGTGCGTCGCGAACTTCGCCGACTTCCTCGACGCCCACACGGAGGCCGGGATGACGACGGTCCCGACGTTCCTCGTCGGGCACATGTCCGGAGAGAACTGGGATCCGGCCTGGCGCGACGGCCGCGACCTGTACCGGGACGTCTGGTTCGTCGGCCGGCAGGCCTGGTACGTGCGGGAGCTGACGGCGCGGTTCGCCGCGCATCCCGCGGTCGCCGGCTGGCTGCTCACCAATGAGGTGCCGATCTACGGCGGGGAGGCGCCGCGTCCCATCGTCGACGCGTGGGCGTCGCTGCTGGTGGATGCGGTGCGCGCAGGCGGAGGGACGCAGCCGGTCGCGGTCGGCGACGGCGCCTGGGGCATCGAGACGACCGGCCACGACAACGGCTTCTCGGTGCGCGACCTGGCGGCGTTCACCGACTTCATCGGGCCGCACGTCTACCGGATGGAGACCGACCAGGTGCGGCAGCACCTCAAGGCGGCGTTCATCGCGGAGCTGGCGGCGACCGACGGTCTGCCGGTCATCATGGAGGAGTTCGGCCTGACCAGCGACTTCGTCTCGGATGCGGGGGCGGCCTCCTACTACCGGCAGCTGCTGTACTCGACCCTCCTGGCCGGCGCGACCGGCTGGATCGCGTGGAACAACACCGACTACGACGACCTCGCCGATCAGCGGCCGTACTCGCACCATCCCTTCGAGATGCACTTCGGGATCACCGACCGGCACGGCAACCCGAAGCCCCCGCTGCGCGAACTCGCGCGTTTCGCGCAGGACCTCGCCGCGATCGAGCTGCCCGCCGTGCGGAGGGCCCCGGTGGATGCGGCGCTCGTCGTCCCCTCGCACCTCGCCGAGGACTACCCGTTCACGCAGGAAGAGGAGCGCGCCCACATCGTGGCGACGGGGGAGCAGGCCTACGTCGCCGCGCACGAGGCGCACATCCCCGTCGCGGTGGTGCGCGAGAAGGAGGACGGCGGTCTGCCGGCCGGGTACGGGCTGTACCTGCTCCCGTCGGTCAAGCAGCTGTGCGCCACCTCGTGGGAGCAGCTGGTGTCGCTCGCCCGCGACGGCGCGACCGTGTACGCGTCGTACGCGCACGGGCCGAGCGGTGTGCAGCGCGGCCCGTGGTGGGCGCACACGGAGGAGCTCTTCGGCGTGCGGTCCGACAGCGCGTACGGGCTCGCCGAGCCGGTGACGGACGCGACCGTGACCGTGCGGTTCACGGAGGCGTTCGGGTCGATCGCCGCGGGGACCGAGCTGTCGTTCGCGGCGGCGGGGAACGAGAACGGACGCACGTACCTCCCGGTGCGGGCGACCGCGGGCCGCGTCGTCGCGGTGGATGCGCACGGCCGGCCGGCGATCGTGGTGCGCGATCACGGCGCCGGGCGCGCGGTGCTGTCGACCTATCCGCTCGAGTACTTCGCGTCGGCGCAGGCCCGGGTGAACCCGGAGGAGACCTGGCGGCTGTACGACGCCCTCGCCGCCGTCGCGGACGTGGAGCGGGATGTCCGCATCGACGATCCGCGCGTGTTCACCGACGCGCTGGTGCACGAGGACGGCCGCCGTTTCGTGTTCTTCGTGTCGCAGCACGACACCGCGGTCACCGTCGAGCCGACCGTCACCGGCGGCGAGCTGCGCACGCTCGACGGCGACGCATCCCCGTCCATCGCGCTCGACCCCTACGGCGTCGCCATCCGCCTCCTCGCCCTCGACTGA